GAGTCGATGGCATCAGCTTAAGCTTCTTCCTTGTATTCTTCGGTGAAACCTGaattccaaaaccaaatagattCGCCCCGACCTCTGTGTTCATCTCGGCATCAATCAACTGTCATAATCCTTGGCAATCACCCACGAGAACCATGGCTCGAACGACGGCATGACTTGGTGCAGCTGCTGCTCTTGTCATAAGAAAGAAATTGAAATTCTGAACTGTCTCGTCTGTGCTCGACCTAGGATAGTTGTATACAAAGATGAGGCTCCCCTTAACGAACAGTAATCTGTCTTTAGCGATCTCTCatatggtttccccttatcctcAGCTGGGCTCCCAATAGCACTTGCCTATAAACTGACAATTTTGCTCCTTCTCACCTATTTCTTGTTCCTATActccaatgactccaaaacacctacaacatgcaaaacaagcgtaatatacaaatatacaagaaaaatagctaagaaaagcataagaaattgatattcaattGATGTATTCTAGGCTCCCCTTAACGAACAGTAATCTGTCTTTAGCGATCTCTCatatggtttccccttatcctcAGCTGGGCTCCCAATAGCACTTGCCTATAAACTGACAATTTTGCTCCTTCTCACCTATTTCTTGTTCCTATActccaatgactccaaaacacctacaacatgcaaaacaagcgtaatatacaaatatacaagaaaaatagctaagaaaagcataagaaattgatattcaattGATGTATTCTAGgcccctatcaaattcccccacacttgatctttgctagtcctcgatcaagcaaaccaaaactaaaatacaacaactccgtgtcctcgaggctacggttactcttagtataaataacaagcctttaaacccccaggtgttcctagtggacgagttatagtctcgtcaAGGTTTACAAGAGATGTAACTACAAAGCCTTTTACCCCAAATTCCAGCTACATGTAAAGAATCTATAAACGAATCCAAAATGACTACAGGAGGAGGTACCCAGATACAAATCCAATTCATATACAGGtaaacaaagctctactcagaaagtcgaacaaaccacaatactcagaatctaacaaaccacaatcacatatgaatagattaagaagattgatatagagatagatggttgcgatgttgactaaagtgaacggtgtttcccatatctgtctgaaggtcactgccaagatgaaccgatgaatcctaatggattgagatactggtctgaaatctaatatcaactcaactggcatatacaagggaaccggtagtccataatcctaattctagatcaactcgactggcatatacaagggaaccagcagtcgattttattgaacaataataaaaattaaatttttctctttttcctttttttttcacttttttttttccgaattgacaacatgattagatattTTAGATcgaagcgcatgcttcttgtcagcagattacatggtaatgcCCGTGGATCCTTAATTTCAGGCTTGTTTAGGTGACAGAGACAGgtagaacacacacatattgctatccaagtgtcattttttttatataatctggttggtctaattggtatagtcttttttttagtaactcaatcactctatttcatcctaacagtaataacaattcgatgttagtgtcccaccaaatcacttagagaaacaaaaagttgcaaaaataaaaacaaaaggtgaTACGGTGACGATTCCGAGATACggtaacaactatcatataatttctaacacctgagctctgttttttttagttaatgggttcctcaactcctgcaatcAAGATGGTTTCATCCATTTATATTGTccagtgtcatcctaaaggcacaagtATCTAGATTTCAAAGTTTAtcatgtaattttatttatttattttattaactaaaggcatcaaactctacaaattatatacaaattacataaactgatactccaactcattgttatttctgaacaatagaggataaacactaaactacctatttagttggcatctaatcccaactcagccaatatatacctcatcgtcaagaaaaaattccatctacttagaaaggctagtgtttattctaaattttcaaaaatctctaaaagttggagttttgtatACGTCAATTTTTGTTCATATTATACCCTACTcccacacttaaatcaaacattgtcctAATTGTTTCAAACAattgcaaaaagaataagaggaatacttgaaaaagacaaggaagtaagaatAGGAATTGTTCACCTGATTGACGCATACGAGAAACATTCAAAAGACtccccatatatcaacaatctgaaaatttgaggatACACCCACAAAACAATCTGCATATATAGCAAAAGCTTCACAAGAATGTTAGCGTATTGTGGGTAAAATAAAACTATCATCCCACGAgagtcacccccacacttagttctttctacactcggaagtgtatacaaaACATAAGTGCAAGGCACTTCGATCGgttcctcttggcaaacctgcatagtgttagactcaaacacatatgatggtggatacttggaagcaagaaattcggaaagaactttagaagcacataattctagcctcaaatgaggtattttcctaaaagatggATTCCCAACTCTTTGAGAAACTACTTCAAGTTTGGGAGGATCATTATTAGATAAAGATTCAtgtaaagggttagacaaaccttgcataaTCTCACGCATTACGGGATCTTCGGTATTTCTGAAAAAGTCCATTGATTCTCCTATATCACAAGTATCGCAATTCTCATTCAAACTCTTTACGAgccattcttcatcagtttcttGTATAACTTCCAAATCTTCGTCATCGGAATCAAAATCTGCTCCAAGTAAGTCATCGTAATCCTTACGGTCTTCATCACAAGTTGATTTCTCATTCAAAGTATTTACAATCTCTGAATTAGGGGTGTTATTCACAAAGAAGTCACAATCATCATCgctctcatacacaacataagtcttaccatTAATAACTTTAGTATTTctagactcaacttcttccttttgaataggcgaatgatcattatcacGATCAAAAGTTGAGCTAGTTACACCTTCATTATCAACATTAAAGCATTCGTCTTCTTCGGATTCATCATACTCTATATTGgcttccatgggaatattagAATGAGTTTGAACCTCTTCCTTGTTCCATTCTTCTTGAATTTGATTCATGTCACTTCTGATGTTGTCTATATTCCgttgaagttcttggagtgattCATTGTAACTCAGCTGAAATTCACAAAATTGTTGTGTTGTTTCAAGCATTTATTGCATCATGGGAATAGCagattcaacaaaactatcaaATTTCTGATTTGAAGATTGCTCCACCAAACTTGGACACACACCACTTTCATAGTTTCCAGCCCAAGTCtcatccctttgaatgggtgaatgatcataaatatGATCCGGAGTTGGGCTAGACTCATTGAAACAAGGTCTGGTTGGTTGTCTACCAAGTTGTTCTACTGCCTTTAGCTCATATAGAATGTGATCGAGCATCTTCACATGTCTAGAATTAAACTGATTAAAAGTACAACTATCCTCGCATCCTTGTGATCGTTCATCatatccaaaagattggttttgattatatcccaAGTATGGTTGGAAGTCATAAGAATGAGAATTAAATTGCTCACCATAAAATGTACGGCCTTgtgaatcatgtgttgttcccaaAAGGAAACATCTTGAAATATTATCTACACAACTTGTTTAGAGACTTACCTCTTGTTCCCAATTGTGCACACACTAAAAGAATGGTTGTTTGTAcctgaaaataaaattctaaaaagatAAATTAGTAAATGCAAAGAATGAAACTAAAtgaaaaaaacagaaaattaaataacaactcaaactaTCGACTGctcctcggcagcggcgccaattttgacgaggtgtcgaaatcgcaaaaataaattccttacttctcttacactaactagtagtatacggataagcaggttcgttcctaagggagactTGAGTCTAAAGTTGTCtattcaatttctgaatattaatgcaaatatgagTATGAGAATGATCAAAGACTCTCTCTCGGTCACAAAACATGAATCTTATCAACatagctatgtttctgcaaagtacccattactaataaccgtagaatatttagtacgctcaaataCCCCGCAATCCCATTaattcaccggacacggaagcgctcgactaccggattctacttgccaagtttcctagaagtacgctctctaggtgtgacttaaacaaatgcattaagttcgacaattacgggtcgaagagttCTCGAATTAGCAATCAAATCATCCATAAAccaatttaatttgcaacttaataGATTCATAAACAATTCACATAAGCAATATTGGCATAGTAGAGAATGAACAATAAAAAGACATATTGGAAGAAACATGcagttttaaatatcaattgtgaaTCATATTCCGCACGtcgaaatcgtccctaatcaagatgcttagctactggagttcatggcaaAGAGATAAAGCAAATAGAAAACTCAGAATGTAAACCAACTACACAAACCAACAAGCAGCAGATGAAGTGAATGGTGTATGGACTGGTGGAGCCTTGCGACTGGTGATAGTGAATATTGTTGTACGTGGACTGGAACTGGTGATGCTGTGTTGATGTTGTAGCTGCAAACTGGTCTAGATGCAATGGACTGATGTTGTGGAGTATGAACTGCAGGTGATGGACTTGGTGGGTGTAGGTGCTCTGCAGATGGATATGCAAAGGTGGTGGAATGCAAACCAATGGAGATGCAGGTATGTATGAAGATGGATGCAGGTGGTGATgattggagaggagcagagagctcCTCTCTGTTGATGGTGTTGTGAAGTCGCAGAGGGGGTATGAGATGTTGATTATGTTGTAGGTTTAGGTCTTCTTTTATAACTTTCCCAAAACCTGAAATATCGAAACCTAAAACCGACCCAACAATCCTTGTCCGATAAAAACTCTGCCAGCTTCCAAATCCTAGCCGTTTAACTCTCAAAACTCTCGGCAGTAAGTCATGTTTTCACGGCTCAGTCCATATCAAGATAAACTGGTGATTTCCTCCCTACTTTCTTGCTGCCAATACTCGACTCAAGACCTTCTCAAACTCGTACCCAATGTTAACCTGAACACCATCAGTACATAGTCTTCATTTCAAATCCTAAAACAGCACATAATCTGTCGAGAACAAGAGCACATTCACTGCCATCCAACATTGGCTAAATAGCATCAGCAGCTCAGTTTTCTCATTGTTGTGCCGACTGAAATACATCCCAATAGTCTACCAAACTCCATATACTCGAACCATACTAAGTTGTAGACTTGCACCGTTTCTTACTCAACTCAAGCCAACAAAACCTTTGGAAATCTTCACTGAGTTTACTGCTGAAACTTGCCATGAATCACCACAGATTCGAATCACTTATGCTCTTCATACAACCCCATACAGCCACCAGAACATATGGAAAATACCTCCACAGACAATTTTAGCAACAAGCCTTTCACACAGGCTCAACTAACAGCACCTGAGCTTGAAGTGGTGATGAAAAGGTAGTTCATACATTTACTCGAACATCTTGTGTGTGTGCTGCAGACTGCTAATGGATGTAAAATGGCTGCACCTTGGAGATAACACAAATCGATTCCTTCCCTGCAAAATACAAATCTACACAAACCCATTCATTCATGGATACAAACCATCTCTGAATCCTCTTGTTTATCATCAAATATCAATGGCAGTCAATGCATTCTACTCCATTCTCTAGCCTGTTTTGCAGATTGAACTCTGTCAAAATCATCACAGATTCGAGCCCACTCTTCCTTGACTTAGCTTCTGCAATTCCTGTCTTAACCCTTCAGTAATCTCCTCCATTGATCAATGATGAGTCGATGGCATCAGCTTAAGCTTCTTCCTTCTATTCTTCGGTGAAACCTGaattccaaaaccaaatagattCGCCCCGACCTCTGTGTTCATCTCGGCATCAATCAACTGTCATAATCCTTGGCAATCACCCACGAGAACCATGGCTCGAACGACGGCATGACTTGGTGCAGCCGCTGCTCTTGTCATAAGAAAGAAATTGAAATTCGGATCTGTCTCGTCTGTGCTCGACCTAGGATAGTTGTATACAAGGATGAGGCTCCCCTTAACGAACAGTAATCTGTCTTTAGCGATCTCTCATATGGTTGCCCCTATCCTTAGCTGGGCTCCCAATAGCACTTGCCTATAAACTGACAATTTTGCTTCTTCTCAcctatttcttgttcctttactcaAATGACTCGAAAACACGTACAAAATACacaacaagcgtaatatacaaaaatacaagagaaatagctTAGAAAAGCATAAAAAATTGATATTCAATCGATATATTCTAGgcccctatcaaattcccccacacttgatctttgctagtcctcgagcaaacaagacaaaactaaaatacaacaactccgtgtcgtcgaggcaacggttactcttagcataaataacaagcctttgaactcctaggtgtccctagtggacgagttatagtctcgtgaatgTTTACAAGAGATGTACCTACAAAGCCTTTTACCCAAAATTCCAGCTACCTACTCAGATGCAAATCCAATTGATATATAGGtaaacaaagctctactcagaaagtcgaacaaaccacaatactcggaatcttacaaaccacaatcacacatgaatagattaagaagatggatatagagatagatggttgcgatgttgacaaaagtgaacggtgtttcccatatctgtcggaaggtcactgccaagatgaacctatgaatcctaatggattgagatactcgT
The nucleotide sequence above comes from Papaver somniferum cultivar HN1 chromosome 8, ASM357369v1, whole genome shotgun sequence. Encoded proteins:
- the LOC113306227 gene encoding uncharacterized protein LOC113306227 — protein: MNQIQEEWNKEEVQTHSNIPMEANIEYDESEEDECFNVDNEGVTSSTFDRDNDHSPIQKEEVESRNTKVINGKTYVVYESDDDCDFFVNNTPNSEIVNTLNEKSTCDEDRKDYDDLLGADFDSDDEDLEVIQETDEEWLVKSLNENCDTCDIGESMDFFRNTEDPVMREIMQGLSNPLHESLSNNDPPKLEVVSQRSSRNQDKTSDGSVNRCHGVAGYFSRERNGVSAINGDEAEKCMPLNEIAMTGKGRLVLADNDAVSMEFPVAVVTMKMTRNDGAADDE